The following proteins are co-located in the Hevea brasiliensis isolate MT/VB/25A 57/8 chromosome 11, ASM3005281v1, whole genome shotgun sequence genome:
- the LOC131170644 gene encoding ubiquinone biosynthesis O-methyltransferase, mitochondrial-like gives MASNQLLRAIGDPNRFFNAIRRFFSHQPTSTTPPSSVESSPSDISKSADKKSQPVSSLNELELAKFSAIADTWWDREGPCKPLHAMNPTRLAFICSTLCRHFRKDPSVARPFEGLNIVDVGCGGGILCEPLVRMGATVTGIDALEKNVKIARLHADLDPVTSAIEYCCTTAESLVKEQKMFDAVISLEVIEHVEDPAEFCKTLAALTNPGGATVISTINRSLRSFAIAIVLAEYLLRLLPKGTHQWSSFVTPAELELMLRRASINVQETAGLVYNPFTGRCSLSDDISVNFIVFGTENSQ, from the exons ATGGCCTCAAACCAGCTGCTGAGAGCAATTGGAGATCCTAACCGATTCTTCAATGCCATCAGAAGATTCTTCTCTCACCAGCCAACTTCAACTACTCCTCCTTCATCAGTTGAATCATCACCGTCTGATATTAGCAAGAGTGCTGACAAGAAATCACAACCCGTTTCATCTTTGAATGAACTCGAGCTTGCTAAATTCTCGGCCATTGCTGACACCTG GTGGGATCGCGAAGGGCCATGTAAACCTTTGCATGCGATGAATCCAACTAGACTTGCTTTTATCTGCTCCACGCTTTGTCGACATTTCAG GAAGGATCCAAGCGTGGCTAGGCCTTTTGAAGGACTAAACATTGTTGATGTTGGTTGTGGTGGAGGAATTCTTTGtgag CCTTTAGTTCGAATGGGAGCAACTGTAACTGGCATTGATGCTTTGGAGAAAAATGTCAAGATTGCACGCCTGCATGCT GATTTGGACCCAGTGACTTCAGCCATTGAATACTGTTGCACAACAGCTG AAAGTCTAGTTAAGGAGCAAAAGATGTTTGATGCTGTGATTTCATTGgag GTAATTGAGCACGTAGAAGATCCTGCCGAATTCTGCAAGACTCTGGCAGCATTAACTAACCCTGGTGGAGCTACTGTGATTTCAACAATTAATCGATCTCTGAGATCATTTGCAATTGCCATTGTTTTAGCAGAGTACCTTCTCCGTTTG CTTCCCAAAGGCACGCATCAATGGTCAAGTTTCGTTACTCCTGCAGAGCTGGAACTGATGCTACGACGTGCTTCAATCAAC GTTCAAGAAACGGCTGGATTAGTTTACAACCCCTTCACTGGACGATGTTCTCTATCTGATGATATCAGTGTAAATTTCATCGTCTTTGGTACCGAAAATAGCCAATAA
- the LOC110645798 gene encoding ubiquinone biosynthesis O-methyltransferase, mitochondrial: MASNQQLTAIRDPNRFFNTIRRFFSHQPTSIAPPSSVESSPSDISKSADKKSQPDSSLNELELAKFSAIADTWWDPEGPCKPLHAMNPTRLAFIRSTLCRHFRKDPSVARPFEGLNIVDVGCGGGILCEPLVRMGATVTGIDALEKNIKIARLHADLDPVTSAIEYCCTTAESLVKEQKMFDAVISLEVIEHVEDPAEFCKTLAALTNPGGATVISTINRSLRSFAIAIVLAEYLLRLLPKGTHQWSSFVTPAELELMLRRASINVQETAGLVYNPFTGRCSLSDDISVNFIVFGTENSQ; encoded by the exons ATGGCCTCAAACCAGCAGCTGACAGCAATTAGAGATCCTAACCGATTCTTCAATACCATCAGAAGATTCTTCTCTCACCAACCAACTTCAATTGCTCCTCCTTCATCAGTTGAATCATCACCGTCTGATATTAGCAAGAGTGCTGACAAGAAATCACAACCCGATTCATCTTTGAATGAACTCGAGCTTGCTAAATTCTCGGCCATTGCTGACACCTG GTGGGATCCCGAAGGGCCATGTAAACCTTTGCATGCGATGAATCCAACTAGACTTGCTTTTATCCGCTCCACGCTTTGTCGACATTTCAG GAAGGATCCAAGCGTGGCTAGGCCTTTTGAAGGACTAAACATTGTTGATGTTGGTTGTGGTGGAGGAATTCTTTgtgag CCTTTAGTTCGAATGGGAGCAACTGTAACTGGCATCGATGCTTTGGAGAAAAATATCAAGATTGCGCGCCTGCATGCT GATTTGGACCCAGTGACTTCAGCCATTGAATACTGTTGCACAACAGCTG AAAGTCTAGTTAAGGAGCAAAAGATGTTTGATGCTGTGATTTCATTGgag GTAATTGAGCACGTAGAAGATCCTGCCGAATTCTGCAAGACTCTGGCAGCATTAACTAACCCTGGTGGAGCTACTGTGATTTCAACAATTAATCGATCTCTGAGATCATTTGCAATTGCCATTGTTTTAGCAGAGTACCTTCTCCGTTTG CTTCCCAAAGGCACGCATCAATGGTCAAGTTTCGTTACTCCTGCAGAGCTGGAACTGATGCTACGACGTGCTTCAATCAAC GTTCAAGAAACGGCTGGATTAGTTTACAACCCCTTCACTGGACGATGTTCTCTATCTGATGATATCAGTGTAAATTTCATCGTCTTTGGTACCGAAAATAGCCAATAA